A stretch of Bordetella genomosp. 13 DNA encodes these proteins:
- a CDS encoding polyamine ABC transporter substrate-binding protein, whose amino-acid sequence MKFSAGARLALGVTLAAAAGGGAIPAQAQDGKVVNVYNWAEYTAPDTIPGFEKQTGIRVRYDVYDSNDTLQAKLLTGKSGYDVVVPSTHYASRQIEAGVFQKLDKSKIPNWKYLDPDIMALVATIDPGNQYAIPWGYGTNGLGYNVTKARQALGPDADLGSWDMLFKPENAAKLQSCGISMLDEAAQVFPAVLHYLGKDPNSDKPDDYKAALEVLKKIRPYIRQFSSSGYIDELASGDLCMVYGFSGDVMIARRRAQEAKRTDEINYFIPKGGAPAWFDVMVIPKDAPHPESAHAFINYIETPQVHAAITNTMYYPNANKEARKYVSKEVADNPMIYPPADVSKTLFVIKAQPLPVQRLQTRMWNELKSGR is encoded by the coding sequence ATGAAATTCTCGGCGGGGGCGCGGCTGGCGCTGGGTGTGACGCTGGCGGCGGCCGCAGGCGGCGGGGCCATCCCGGCCCAGGCGCAGGACGGCAAGGTGGTCAACGTCTACAACTGGGCCGAGTACACGGCCCCCGACACGATCCCGGGCTTCGAGAAGCAAACCGGCATCCGCGTCCGCTACGACGTGTATGACAGCAACGATACCCTGCAGGCCAAGCTGCTGACCGGCAAGTCGGGCTACGACGTGGTGGTGCCGTCCACGCATTACGCGTCGCGCCAGATCGAGGCCGGCGTGTTCCAGAAGCTGGACAAGTCCAAGATCCCCAACTGGAAGTACCTCGATCCCGACATCATGGCCCTGGTGGCCACCATCGATCCGGGCAACCAATACGCCATTCCATGGGGCTACGGCACCAACGGTCTGGGCTACAACGTCACCAAGGCGCGCCAGGCGCTGGGTCCGGACGCCGACCTGGGCAGCTGGGACATGCTGTTCAAGCCCGAGAACGCCGCCAAGCTGCAGTCCTGCGGCATCTCCATGCTGGACGAGGCCGCGCAGGTCTTCCCCGCCGTGCTGCACTACCTGGGCAAGGATCCCAACAGCGACAAGCCCGACGACTACAAGGCCGCGCTCGAGGTCCTGAAGAAGATCCGTCCGTACATCCGCCAGTTCAGTTCGTCGGGCTACATCGACGAACTGGCCTCCGGCGACCTGTGCATGGTGTACGGCTTCTCGGGCGACGTGATGATCGCCCGCCGCCGCGCGCAAGAGGCCAAGCGCACCGACGAGATCAACTACTTCATCCCGAAGGGCGGGGCGCCCGCGTGGTTCGACGTAATGGTCATTCCCAAGGATGCGCCGCATCCCGAATCCGCGCACGCGTTCATCAACTACATCGAGACTCCGCAGGTGCATGCGGCCATCACCAACACCATGTACTACCCGAACGCCAACAAAGAGGCGCGGAAGTACGTGAGCAAGGAAGTGGCCGACAACCCGATGATCTACCCGCCGGCCGACGTGTCCAAGACGCTGTTCGTCATCAAGGCGCAGCCCCTGCCGGTGCAGCGTCTGCAGACGCGCATGTGGAACGAGCTGAAGTCCGGAAGATAA
- a CDS encoding 3-deoxy-D-manno-octulosonic acid kinase, whose translation MPAEPSSQAKARRQAWPAPATGAMLWNEARLGDALPVRWFDPAAYGQRARPVQAGGRQAAWFVAGQGWEGVLRAYRRGGLVARVSRDAYFWQGEDRTRSFREYRLLAALHDKGLRVPAPLAAGYWRQGVAYRAAILVERIPEVRPLAQALDAPADEVAGAIARMHRAGVWHADLNAYNVLLDADGRAWLIDFDRGTAGGLSDRARAGNLLRLRRSLRKVAGERGEACWQGLHKAYERAWSAGG comes from the coding sequence GTGCCGGCTGAGCCGTCATCCCAAGCGAAAGCGCGCCGCCAGGCGTGGCCCGCGCCCGCCACCGGCGCGATGCTGTGGAACGAGGCGCGCCTGGGCGATGCGCTGCCCGTACGCTGGTTCGACCCGGCCGCATACGGGCAGCGGGCGCGCCCGGTGCAGGCCGGCGGCCGGCAGGCGGCATGGTTCGTGGCGGGGCAGGGCTGGGAAGGCGTGCTGCGCGCCTATCGGCGGGGCGGGCTGGTGGCGCGGGTCAGCCGCGACGCCTACTTCTGGCAGGGCGAGGACCGCACCCGTAGTTTCCGCGAGTACAGGCTCCTGGCCGCGTTGCACGACAAGGGTTTGCGCGTGCCCGCCCCGTTGGCGGCGGGCTACTGGCGCCAGGGCGTCGCGTATCGGGCCGCCATCCTGGTCGAACGCATCCCCGAGGTGCGGCCGCTGGCCCAGGCGCTGGACGCGCCGGCCGACGAAGTGGCCGGCGCCATCGCGCGCATGCATCGCGCCGGGGTATGGCATGCCGACCTGAACGCGTACAACGTCCTGCTGGATGCCGACGGCCGGGCGTGGCTGATCGATTTCGACCGCGGCACGGCCGGAGGGCTGAGCGACCGCGCCCGGGCAGGCAACTTGCTGCGCTTGCGGCGGTCTCTGCGCAAGGTGGCGGGCGAACGGGGCGAGGCCTGCTGGCAAGGGCTGCACAAGGCGTACGAGCGCGCCTGGTCGGCCGGTGGCTGA
- a CDS encoding group II truncated hemoglobin, translating into MTATTRVEPIFEPLDTSKTLYELLGGEPAVRAIVERFYDLMDLEPDFRELRAAHGPSLDDARQKLFLFLCGYFGGPNHYIERYGHPRLRARHLPFSIGEIERDQWVACMGRAMQDEGVPPELLDRLLHSFFGVADWMRNRAG; encoded by the coding sequence ATGACCGCAACCACCCGGGTCGAACCGATCTTCGAGCCGCTGGACACCAGCAAGACCCTGTACGAACTGCTCGGCGGCGAACCCGCCGTGCGCGCCATCGTCGAGCGTTTCTACGACCTGATGGACCTCGAGCCCGATTTCCGCGAACTGCGCGCGGCGCACGGCCCCAGTCTGGACGACGCGCGCCAGAAGCTGTTCCTGTTCCTGTGCGGCTACTTCGGCGGCCCCAATCACTACATCGAGCGCTACGGCCACCCGCGCCTGCGCGCGCGCCACCTGCCGTTCTCCATCGGCGAGATCGAGCGCGACCAGTGGGTGGCCTGCATGGGCCGCGCGATGCAGGACGAGGGCGTGCCGCCCGAACTGCTCGACCGCCTGCTGCATTCGTTCTTCGGCGTGGCCGACTGGATGCGTAACCGTGCCGGCTGA
- a CDS encoding ABC transporter permease, whose amino-acid sequence MTDSPELRPRVRAGLASSVRLGLRMMLRDARAGELRLLVLALVVAVAAITSVGFLADRVSRALERDASQMLGADLVLEADEPVPARQLDEARERGLTVSSAVQFPSMANGGGGAQLVSLKAVEPGYPLRGTLRVADEAYGQDAATREVPEPGTVWVDPQLLSLLGIKVGDTVGLGDMRFRVSKVLTYEPDRGMQFVNVAPRAMIRLSDLEATGLVTLGSRLDYFMLVAGQPPAMGEYSAWLNQNLQRGQKVATVESGRPEVRRTMDRAQRFLSLVAMLAVMISAVAVALAAGRFMLRHRDGIAVMRCLGAQQGDIARMLTAEFAMVGLLSSAAGGLLGYGVHELLVAVLAGLIDTTLPAPSIVPALQGLLTGLLMLLGFALPSLGQLRHVPPARVLRRDAEGLRVRSAGGYALGAVGLALLIWWFAGDAQLGAVVAGGFLAAFLLFALAAWACVQGLARVRRAAQGLPALRFALAGVVRRRTATITQVCALAIGLMALLLLTLTRTDLIDGWRGTLPDNAPNRFLINVQPDQREEVQRQMTANGLGQARLWPMIRGRLVAINERPVGPADYEDPRAKRLVDREFNLSYGETLPSSNRVEQGRWMEPGSQGEVSMESGLATTLGVKMGDKLSFDVAGQMVEVSVTSLRRVDWDSMQVNFFAILSPSSLADAPQSWITSFHLPADKTPVLRELVARFPNLTVFDVGAILQQLQTVLDEVSRAVQLLFLFTLLAGVLVLAAALTATRDERMREAAVLRALGATRAQLARAQRIELLAVGGLAGLLAAAGATAVAWGLATYVFHFAMTYSLWPWLAGPAAGMAGAWAGGALALRGVLRTPPLVTLREA is encoded by the coding sequence ATGACGGACTCTCCCGAACTCCGGCCGCGCGTGCGCGCGGGCCTTGCCTCTTCCGTGCGCCTGGGCCTGCGCATGATGCTGCGCGACGCGCGCGCCGGCGAACTGCGCCTGCTGGTGCTCGCCCTGGTGGTGGCGGTGGCCGCCATCACCAGCGTGGGCTTCCTGGCCGATCGCGTGTCGCGCGCGCTCGAGCGCGACGCCAGCCAGATGCTGGGCGCCGATCTGGTGCTCGAGGCCGACGAACCGGTGCCGGCCAGACAGCTCGACGAGGCCCGCGAACGGGGCCTCACGGTGTCCTCGGCGGTGCAGTTTCCGTCCATGGCCAACGGGGGCGGGGGCGCGCAGCTGGTGTCGCTGAAAGCCGTCGAGCCCGGCTATCCGCTGCGTGGCACGCTGCGCGTGGCCGACGAAGCCTATGGACAGGATGCCGCCACGCGCGAGGTGCCCGAGCCCGGCACCGTGTGGGTCGATCCGCAACTGCTGTCCCTGCTGGGCATCAAGGTGGGCGATACGGTCGGCCTGGGAGACATGCGGTTTCGCGTGTCCAAGGTGCTGACCTACGAGCCCGACCGCGGCATGCAGTTTGTGAACGTTGCGCCGCGCGCCATGATCCGGCTGTCCGACCTCGAAGCCACCGGGCTGGTCACGCTGGGCAGCCGGCTGGACTACTTCATGCTGGTGGCGGGCCAGCCGCCCGCCATGGGCGAATACTCGGCCTGGCTCAACCAGAACCTGCAGCGCGGGCAAAAGGTGGCCACCGTCGAATCGGGCCGTCCCGAGGTGCGCCGCACGATGGACCGCGCGCAGCGCTTCCTGTCGCTGGTGGCCATGCTGGCGGTGATGATCTCGGCGGTCGCGGTGGCGCTGGCGGCGGGCCGCTTCATGCTGCGGCACCGCGACGGCATCGCCGTCATGCGCTGCCTGGGCGCGCAGCAGGGCGACATCGCGCGCATGCTGACGGCCGAGTTCGCCATGGTGGGCCTGCTGTCCTCCGCGGCGGGCGGGCTGCTGGGCTATGGCGTGCACGAACTGCTGGTGGCGGTGCTGGCCGGCCTGATCGACACCACGCTGCCCGCTCCCTCGATCGTTCCCGCGTTGCAGGGCCTGCTGACCGGCCTGCTGATGCTGCTGGGCTTCGCGCTGCCTTCGCTGGGCCAGCTGCGCCACGTGCCGCCGGCCCGCGTGTTGCGCCGCGATGCCGAGGGATTGCGGGTGCGCAGCGCCGGCGGCTACGCGCTGGGCGCGGTGGGCCTGGCGCTGCTGATCTGGTGGTTCGCCGGCGATGCCCAGCTGGGCGCCGTGGTGGCCGGCGGCTTCCTGGCCGCCTTTCTGCTGTTCGCGCTGGCCGCCTGGGCCTGCGTGCAAGGCCTGGCGCGCGTGCGCCGCGCGGCCCAGGGCCTGCCCGCGTTGCGCTTCGCCCTGGCCGGTGTGGTGCGGCGGCGCACGGCCACCATCACGCAGGTGTGCGCGCTGGCGATCGGCCTGATGGCGCTATTGCTGCTGACCCTGACGCGCACGGACCTGATCGACGGCTGGCGCGGCACGCTGCCCGACAACGCGCCCAACCGCTTTCTCATCAACGTGCAGCCCGACCAGCGGGAAGAAGTGCAGCGCCAGATGACGGCCAACGGGCTGGGGCAGGCCCGGCTGTGGCCCATGATCCGGGGGCGGCTGGTCGCCATCAACGAGCGCCCGGTCGGCCCGGCGGACTACGAAGACCCGCGCGCCAAGCGCCTGGTCGACCGCGAATTCAACCTGTCGTACGGCGAGACCCTGCCCAGCTCGAACCGCGTCGAGCAGGGCCGCTGGATGGAGCCCGGCAGCCAGGGCGAGGTGTCGATGGAGTCGGGCCTGGCGACGACGCTGGGCGTGAAGATGGGCGACAAGCTGAGCTTCGACGTGGCCGGACAGATGGTCGAGGTGTCGGTCACCAGCCTGCGCCGGGTCGACTGGGACTCGATGCAGGTCAACTTCTTCGCCATTCTTTCGCCGTCGTCGCTGGCCGATGCGCCGCAAAGCTGGATCACCTCGTTCCACCTGCCGGCCGACAAGACGCCGGTGCTGCGCGAGCTGGTGGCGCGCTTTCCCAACCTGACCGTGTTCGACGTGGGCGCCATCCTGCAGCAGCTGCAGACCGTGCTGGACGAGGTGTCGCGCGCGGTGCAACTGCTGTTCCTGTTCACGCTGCTGGCCGGCGTGCTGGTGCTGGCCGCCGCGCTGACCGCCACGCGCGACGAGCGCATGCGCGAGGCCGCCGTGCTGCGCGCCCTGGGCGCGACGCGGGCACAGCTGGCGCGCGCCCAGCGCATCGAACTGCTGGCGGTGGGCGGCCTGGCCGGCCTGCTGGCGGCCGCGGGCGCCACGGCGGTGGCCTGGGGCCTGGCCACGTATGTGTTCCATTTCGCCATGACGTATAGTCTCTGGCCCTGGCTGGCGGGCCCCGCCGCCGGCATGGCCGGCGCATGGGCGGGCGGCGCGCTGGCCCTGCGCGGCGTGCTGCGCACGCCGCCCCTGGTTACCCTGAGAGAAGCCTGA
- the paaK gene encoding phenylacetate--CoA ligase PaaK, with amino-acid sequence MSNTMSKPGLDPIEHASRDEIEALQLERLKWTLNHAYQNVPHYKRAFDAAGVHPDDLKQLSDISRFPFTVKQDLRDNYPFGMFAVPRERVSRVHASSGTTGKPTVVGYTTRDLDNWANLVARSIRAAGGKPGDIVHVAYGYGLFTGGLGAHYGAERLGCTVVPMSGGQTEKQVQLIQDFQPDIIMVTPSYFCNILEEQRRQGIDPRQSSLRVGIFGAEPWTGQMRADIESQAGIDAVDIYGLSEVMGPGVASECVETKDGPVVWEDHFYAEIIDPVTGEPVADGEEGELVFTSLSKEAMPVIRYRTRDLTRLLPPTSRSMRRIGKITGRSDDMLIVRGVNLFPTQVEELVLKVAQLAPHYQLVLTKAGNLDELEILTEVRPEFSGLAGGEREALARQLQHAVKAYIGISARVQVADTGFVERTLTGKARRVVDKRPRG; translated from the coding sequence ATGTCCAACACCATGAGCAAGCCGGGGCTCGATCCCATCGAGCATGCCAGCCGCGACGAGATTGAGGCGCTGCAACTCGAGCGGCTCAAGTGGACGCTGAACCACGCCTATCAGAACGTGCCGCACTACAAGCGCGCATTCGATGCCGCGGGCGTGCATCCCGACGACCTGAAGCAGTTGTCGGACATTTCGCGCTTCCCGTTCACCGTGAAGCAGGACCTGCGCGACAACTATCCGTTCGGCATGTTCGCGGTGCCGCGCGAGCGCGTGTCGCGCGTGCATGCGTCCAGCGGCACCACGGGCAAGCCGACCGTGGTGGGCTACACCACGCGCGACCTGGACAACTGGGCCAACCTGGTGGCGCGCTCGATCCGCGCGGCGGGCGGCAAGCCGGGCGACATCGTGCACGTGGCCTATGGCTACGGCCTGTTCACGGGCGGGCTGGGCGCGCACTACGGCGCCGAGCGGCTGGGCTGCACGGTCGTGCCCATGTCCGGCGGGCAGACCGAGAAGCAGGTGCAGCTGATCCAGGACTTCCAGCCCGACATCATCATGGTCACCCCTTCCTATTTCTGCAACATTCTCGAGGAGCAGCGCCGGCAGGGCATTGATCCACGTCAAAGTTCGCTGCGGGTGGGCATCTTCGGCGCCGAGCCGTGGACCGGCCAGATGCGCGCCGACATCGAATCGCAGGCCGGCATCGACGCGGTGGACATCTACGGGCTGTCGGAAGTGATGGGGCCGGGCGTGGCCAGCGAGTGCGTCGAGACCAAGGACGGCCCCGTGGTGTGGGAAGACCACTTCTACGCGGAGATCATCGATCCCGTCACGGGCGAGCCCGTGGCAGACGGCGAAGAGGGCGAACTGGTGTTCACCTCGCTGTCGAAAGAGGCCATGCCGGTCATCCGCTATCGCACGCGCGACCTGACGCGCCTGCTGCCGCCCACCTCGCGCAGCATGCGCCGCATCGGCAAGATCACCGGCCGCAGCGACGACATGCTGATCGTGCGCGGCGTGAACCTGTTCCCCACGCAGGTCGAGGAACTGGTGCTGAAGGTGGCGCAACTGGCCCCGCACTACCAACTGGTGCTGACCAAGGCCGGCAACCTGGACGAGCTCGAGATCCTCACCGAGGTCCGCCCCGAGTTCTCAGGCCTGGCGGGCGGCGAGCGCGAGGCGCTGGCCAGGCAGTTGCAGCACGCCGTGAAGGCCTACATCGGCATCAGCGCACGCGTGCAGGTGGCCGACACCGGCTTCGTCGAGCGCACGCTGACCGGCAAGGCGCGCCGCGTCGTGGACAAGCGTCCGCGCGGCTGA
- the paaI gene encoding hydroxyphenylacetyl-CoA thioesterase PaaI: protein MSSTSLSAGVPADPQALAEAVRETMYANDAASQGLGMEVVAIAPGHARVTMKVRADMLNGHKTCHGGFIFALADSAFAFSCNSRNVSTVASGCSIDFLAPGFEGDLLTAEAQERSLAGRTGVYDITVTNQDGRLVAVFRGRSYRIKGQVVGEAADAAQP, encoded by the coding sequence ATGAGCAGCACCAGTCTCTCCGCGGGCGTGCCCGCCGATCCCCAGGCGCTGGCCGAGGCCGTGCGCGAAACGATGTACGCGAACGACGCGGCCTCGCAGGGCCTGGGCATGGAAGTGGTAGCCATCGCGCCGGGCCATGCGCGCGTCACCATGAAGGTGCGCGCCGACATGCTCAACGGCCACAAGACCTGCCACGGCGGCTTCATCTTCGCGCTGGCCGACAGCGCCTTCGCGTTCTCGTGCAATTCGCGCAACGTCAGCACCGTGGCGTCGGGCTGCTCCATCGACTTCCTGGCACCTGGGTTCGAAGGCGACCTGCTCACGGCGGAGGCGCAGGAGCGTTCGCTGGCGGGCCGCACCGGGGTGTACGACATCACCGTCACCAACCAGGACGGCCGGCTGGTCGCGGTGTTCCGCGGCCGCTCGTACCGCATCAAGGGGCAGGTGGTGGGCGAGGCCGCCGACGCCGCGCAGCCCTAG
- the paaG gene encoding 2-(1,2-epoxy-1,2-dihydrophenyl)acetyl-CoA isomerase PaaG, whose translation MAYEDILFTLEGGIARLTLNRPDKLNSFTARMHGEVADALTRIETEGARVLVLTGAGRGFCAGQDLSERRPAPDGSPPDLGETVEKYYAPLVRRLQALPMPVVVGVNGVAAGAGANLAFSGDIVIAKESATFIQSFCKLGLIPDTGGTYALPRLVGRARALGLALLGDKLGARQAQEWGLIWQCVADDEFDATLDNLARHLAQAPTKGLAFTKRALQASLGNDLATQLDLERDMMRELGRSADYAEGVAAFLDKRAPQFKGQ comes from the coding sequence ATGGCCTATGAAGACATTCTGTTCACCCTGGAAGGCGGCATCGCGCGCCTGACGCTCAACCGTCCCGACAAGCTCAACAGCTTCACGGCGCGCATGCATGGCGAAGTGGCCGACGCGTTGACGCGCATCGAGACCGAAGGCGCGCGCGTGCTGGTGCTGACCGGCGCGGGCCGCGGCTTCTGCGCCGGACAGGACCTGAGCGAGCGCCGCCCGGCTCCCGATGGTTCGCCGCCCGACCTGGGCGAGACGGTCGAGAAGTACTACGCCCCGCTGGTGCGCCGCCTGCAGGCGCTGCCGATGCCGGTGGTGGTGGGCGTGAACGGCGTGGCCGCGGGGGCTGGCGCCAACCTGGCGTTCTCGGGCGACATCGTCATCGCCAAAGAGTCGGCCACCTTCATCCAGTCCTTCTGCAAGCTGGGCCTGATCCCGGACACGGGCGGCACGTACGCGCTGCCGCGCCTGGTCGGCCGCGCCCGCGCGCTGGGCCTGGCGCTGCTGGGCGACAAGCTGGGCGCGCGGCAGGCGCAGGAGTGGGGCCTGATCTGGCAATGCGTGGCCGACGACGAGTTCGACGCCACGCTGGACAATCTGGCTCGGCATCTCGCGCAGGCGCCCACCAAGGGCCTGGCCTTTACCAAGCGGGCGCTGCAGGCCAGCCTGGGCAACGACCTGGCCACGCAGTTGGATCTGGAACGCGACATGATGCGCGAGCTGGGCCGCAGCGCCGACTACGCCGAGGGTGTGGCGGCTTTCCTGGACAAGCGCGCGCCGCAGTTCAAGGGGCAATGA
- the paaN gene encoding phenylacetic acid degradation protein PaaN yields MSQDFFERHQAVLEQAQRAAAERGYWSPHAESPSPRNYGETAAADGQAAFEALRGKPFPLDLPLADGSVGGEVSPFGFALDITYPRVRPDALIQAGTRALEKWRRAGPRAWVGVSLEILHRVNRRSFEIAHAVQHTTGQGFMMAFQAGGPHAQDRGLEAVTYAWQEMSRVPGSVIWEKPQGKNDPIRMEKRFTITPRGIALVIGCSTFPTWNGYPGLFASLATGNVVIVKPHPGAILPLAITVQVAREVLAEAGFDPDVVQLAAHEAGDDTAQDLALRPEVKIIDFTGSTANGDWLEANARQALVYTEKAGVNQVIIDSAPDLKGVARNLAFSLALYSGQMCTAPQNIYVPRDGIRTAEGQASFDDVAAALGTALEKLLGDPAKAVEVTGAVQSEATAARIEKARALGLPIVADSRELQHPQFAQARVRTPLVLRADAGNDALRQEWFGPIAFVVATDSTEHSVELARESVRQHGALTLAAYTTDDDVAARVQDAAEVAGVSLSLNLTGAVFVNQTAAFSDFHGTGANPAANAALSDAAFVANRFRVVQTRWHV; encoded by the coding sequence GTGTCACAGGATTTCTTCGAACGCCATCAGGCCGTGCTGGAACAGGCGCAGCGCGCCGCCGCCGAGCGCGGCTATTGGAGTCCGCACGCCGAATCGCCCAGCCCGCGCAACTATGGCGAAACCGCCGCGGCCGACGGCCAGGCCGCCTTCGAGGCGCTGCGCGGCAAGCCGTTCCCGCTCGATCTTCCGCTGGCCGACGGCAGCGTCGGCGGCGAGGTGTCGCCCTTCGGCTTCGCGCTGGACATCACGTATCCGCGCGTGCGCCCCGACGCGCTGATCCAGGCCGGCACGCGCGCCCTGGAAAAATGGCGCCGCGCCGGTCCGCGCGCCTGGGTGGGCGTGTCCCTCGAAATCCTGCACCGCGTGAACCGTCGCAGCTTCGAGATCGCCCACGCCGTGCAGCACACCACGGGCCAGGGCTTCATGATGGCCTTCCAGGCCGGCGGCCCGCATGCGCAGGACCGCGGCCTCGAGGCCGTCACGTACGCCTGGCAGGAAATGTCGCGCGTGCCCGGCAGCGTCATCTGGGAAAAGCCGCAAGGCAAGAACGACCCCATCCGCATGGAGAAGCGCTTCACGATCACGCCGCGCGGCATCGCGCTGGTGATCGGCTGCTCCACCTTCCCGACCTGGAACGGCTACCCCGGCCTGTTCGCCAGCCTGGCCACGGGCAACGTGGTCATTGTCAAGCCGCATCCGGGCGCCATCCTGCCCCTGGCCATCACGGTGCAGGTCGCGCGCGAGGTGCTGGCCGAGGCGGGCTTCGATCCCGACGTGGTGCAGCTCGCCGCGCATGAGGCCGGCGACGACACCGCGCAGGATCTTGCGCTGCGTCCCGAGGTCAAGATCATCGACTTCACCGGCAGCACCGCCAACGGCGACTGGCTCGAGGCCAATGCGCGCCAGGCGCTGGTCTATACCGAGAAGGCCGGCGTGAACCAGGTCATCATCGACTCCGCGCCCGACCTGAAGGGCGTGGCGCGCAACCTGGCGTTCTCGCTGGCGCTGTACTCGGGCCAGATGTGCACGGCGCCGCAGAACATCTACGTGCCGCGCGACGGCATCCGCACCGCCGAGGGTCAGGCCAGCTTCGACGACGTGGCCGCGGCGCTGGGCACCGCGCTGGAAAAGCTGCTGGGCGATCCGGCCAAGGCGGTGGAAGTCACCGGCGCCGTGCAGAGCGAGGCCACCGCGGCGCGTATCGAGAAGGCGCGCGCGCTGGGCCTGCCCATCGTGGCCGACAGCCGCGAACTGCAGCATCCCCAGTTCGCCCAGGCCCGCGTGCGCACGCCGCTGGTGCTGCGCGCCGATGCGGGCAACGACGCGCTGCGCCAGGAGTGGTTCGGGCCGATCGCCTTCGTGGTCGCCACCGATTCCACCGAGCACAGCGTCGAACTGGCTCGCGAATCCGTGCGCCAGCATGGCGCGCTGACGCTGGCTGCCTATACCACCGATGATGACGTGGCCGCGCGCGTGCAGGACGCCGCCGAGGTGGCCGGCGTGTCGCTGTCGCTGAACCTGACCGGCGCGGTGTTCGTGAACCAGACCGCGGCATTCAGCGACTTCCACGGCACCGGCGCCAACCCCGCCGCCAATGCGGCATTGTCCGATGCCGCCTTCGTCGCCAACCGCTTCCGCGTCGTGCAGACGCGCTGGCACGTCTGA
- the paaE gene encoding 1,2-phenylacetyl-CoA epoxidase subunit PaaE, with product MSQTAFHTLKVASVARNTRDAVVVTFDLPQDLAGDFAFRPGQYLTLRTQLAGEEIRRSYSICSAPDDGVLRVAIKKVDEGVFSSWANHQLQPGQTLEVMPPAGNFTVDFDPAQSRRYVAFAVGSGITPVLSLVKTALSTEPDSRFTLFFGNRASSSVLFREEIEDLKNRYMERFSLVYIMSRETQDIELFNGRLDGEKVDQLLRVWMPPGQIDYAFVCGPQTMIESVVEHLQAQGIPKDRIKFELFGAPKGPRALRTGREVAAAPGKGQCEVTVVQDGHSRTFFIDKNKDSVLDSALAQGIELPYSCKGGVCSTCRCKVIEGEVDMDANFALEDYEVARGFVLSCQSYPVSDRLVIDYDQET from the coding sequence ATGAGCCAGACTGCCTTCCATACGCTGAAAGTGGCGTCCGTGGCGCGCAACACGCGCGACGCCGTCGTGGTCACCTTCGACCTGCCGCAAGACCTGGCGGGCGACTTCGCATTCCGGCCGGGGCAATACCTCACCCTGCGCACGCAGCTGGCCGGCGAAGAGATCCGCCGCTCGTACTCCATCTGTTCGGCTCCCGATGACGGCGTGCTGCGCGTGGCCATCAAGAAGGTGGACGAGGGCGTGTTCTCCAGCTGGGCCAACCATCAGCTGCAGCCTGGCCAGACGCTGGAGGTCATGCCGCCCGCGGGCAACTTCACCGTCGACTTCGATCCCGCGCAGTCGCGCCGCTACGTGGCGTTCGCCGTGGGTAGCGGCATCACGCCGGTGCTGTCGCTGGTGAAGACGGCGCTGTCCACCGAGCCCGACAGCCGCTTCACACTGTTCTTCGGCAACCGTGCGTCGTCGTCGGTGCTGTTCCGCGAAGAGATAGAAGACCTGAAGAACCGCTACATGGAGCGCTTCTCGCTGGTCTACATCATGAGCCGCGAGACGCAGGACATCGAGCTGTTCAACGGCCGGCTGGACGGCGAGAAGGTCGACCAGCTGCTGCGGGTATGGATGCCGCCGGGGCAGATAGATTACGCTTTCGTGTGCGGCCCGCAGACCATGATCGAGAGCGTCGTCGAGCATCTGCAGGCCCAGGGCATTCCGAAAGACCGCATCAAGTTCGAGCTGTTCGGCGCGCCCAAGGGACCGCGCGCGCTGCGCACCGGCCGCGAGGTCGCCGCCGCCCCGGGCAAGGGGCAGTGCGAGGTCACGGTGGTGCAGGACGGCCACAGCCGTACGTTTTTCATCGACAAGAACAAGGACAGCGTGCTGGACTCCGCGCTGGCGCAGGGCATCGAGCTGCCGTACTCGTGCAAGGGCGGCGTGTGCTCCACCTGCCGCTGCAAGGTCATCGAGGGCGAGGTCGACATGGACGCCAACTTCGCGCTCGAAGACTACGAGGTCGCGCGCGGCTTCGTGCTCAGCTGCCAGAGCTATCCGGTCAGCGACCGGCTGGTGATCGACTACGACCAGGAAACCTAG
- the paaD gene encoding 1,2-phenylacetyl-CoA epoxidase subunit PaaD has product MHWLHDVPDPEIPVLSVVDLGVVRQVDWDGDTCVVTITPTYSGCPAMREISQDIERTLTARGVPSVRIETRLAPAWTTDWMSERGRQALARYGIAAPAQRAIDVSGISRRAAQPAVACPLCGSSNTRLVSNFGSTSCKALYRCGACREPFDYFKTH; this is encoded by the coding sequence ATGCACTGGCTGCACGACGTGCCCGATCCCGAGATCCCCGTGCTGTCGGTGGTGGACCTGGGCGTGGTGCGCCAGGTCGACTGGGACGGCGACACCTGCGTGGTCACCATCACGCCCACGTATTCGGGTTGCCCGGCCATGCGCGAGATCTCGCAGGACATCGAGCGCACCTTGACCGCGCGCGGCGTGCCCAGCGTGCGCATCGAGACGCGCCTGGCGCCGGCCTGGACCACCGACTGGATGAGCGAACGCGGCCGCCAGGCGCTGGCACGGTACGGTATCGCGGCGCCGGCGCAGCGCGCCATCGACGTGTCCGGCATCAGCCGCCGCGCCGCCCAGCCGGCCGTGGCATGTCCGCTCTGCGGCTCGTCCAATACGCGGCTGGTCAGCAATTTCGGCTCGACGTCGTGCAAGGCGCTGTACCGCTGCGGCGCCTGTCGCGAGCCCTTCGATTACTTCAAGACTCACTGA